Proteins encoded by one window of Rhodobacteraceae bacterium IMCC1335:
- a CDS encoding ureidoglycolate lyase yields the protein MSQEIIAQPLTATAFAPFGDILEAKGTADKIINQGLCGRFHDLARLDFSDGRAGISLFDATPRNLPYQLTMMERHPEGSQAFIPMSMNRFLIIVAPDKNNRPGGPLAFLSDPGQAINFRRNIWHGVLTPLETPGLFAVVDRIGSGENLEEIFFDIPYIVVPQHP from the coding sequence ATGAGCCAAGAGATCATCGCCCAGCCCCTTACGGCCACCGCATTTGCTCCATTTGGCGATATCTTAGAGGCAAAGGGCACAGCCGATAAAATCATCAATCAGGGGCTTTGCGGGCGCTTTCATGATTTGGCGCGTTTGGATTTTTCCGATGGCAGGGCCGGCATCAGTCTTTTTGACGCCACGCCCCGCAATCTGCCCTATCAATTAACGATGATGGAACGCCACCCGGAAGGCTCACAAGCTTTTATTCCGATGAGCATGAACCGCTTTCTAATTATCGTGGCTCCAGACAAAAACAACCGCCCCGGAGGGCCCCTTGCCTTCTTATCAGATCCCGGTCAAGCGATCAATTTCCGTCGTAATATTTGGCATGGGGTATTGACCCCGCTAGAGACTCCCGGGCTATTTGCGGTGGTAGATCGGATCGGATCAGGAGAAAATCTAGAGGAGATTTTCTTTGACATACCATATATAGTTGTACCACAACATCCCTAA
- the puuE gene encoding allantoinase PuuE — protein MNRYTRDMRGYGATPPHANWPNNAKIAVQFVINYEEGGENCLLHGDAASEAFLSEIVGAAQWQGQRHWNMESLYEYGARAGFWRVHRLFTEQQIPATIYGVATALARNPEQMRAMRSAEWEIASHGLKWIEHKDMPRAEERAQIAEAVRLHTEVVGERPRGWYTGRCSMNTVELVAAEGGFDYISDEYADDLPYWRKINGRDQLIIPYTLDANDMRFAAPQGFNSGDQFYSYLKDSFDALYAEGRAGAPKMMSIGLHCRLIGRPGRIMALRRFMDYAKSHEDVWFARRIEIAEHWAKHHPPQPFERPSSMQKDQFIAQYGGVFEHSAWIAEGAFDLELGPAHDSAIGMHNALARIFRSASAEARLGVLRAHPDLAGKLAQADRLTAESTSEQASAGLDALTEAEDAEFTQLNAAYMKKYGFPFIIAVRDFSKAEILSAFQTRLAHDSADEFETACRQVERIAELRLQQLLP, from the coding sequence ATGAACCGCTATACACGCGACATGCGCGGATACGGCGCCACACCGCCCCATGCCAACTGGCCAAATAACGCGAAGATTGCAGTGCAATTCGTGATTAATTACGAAGAGGGCGGCGAAAACTGCCTATTGCATGGCGATGCGGCTTCGGAAGCTTTTCTGTCAGAGATCGTTGGCGCTGCGCAATGGCAAGGACAACGCCATTGGAATATGGAAAGCCTTTATGAGTACGGCGCGCGGGCCGGATTCTGGCGCGTGCACCGATTGTTTACCGAACAGCAGATCCCAGCGACAATCTATGGCGTTGCCACCGCTTTGGCGCGCAATCCCGAGCAAATGCGGGCGATGCGAAGCGCAGAATGGGAAATTGCCAGCCATGGCTTAAAATGGATTGAGCATAAAGACATGCCGCGTGCAGAGGAACGCGCGCAAATCGCCGAAGCTGTGCGGCTGCACACAGAAGTGGTGGGCGAGCGGCCGCGTGGCTGGTATACGGGGCGCTGCTCAATGAACACAGTAGAGCTGGTGGCTGCGGAAGGCGGATTTGATTATATTTCGGATGAATACGCGGATGACCTGCCTTATTGGCGCAAGATTAACGGGCGTGACCAGCTGATTATTCCCTATACGTTAGATGCCAATGATATGCGCTTTGCCGCCCCCCAAGGGTTTAATTCAGGTGATCAGTTTTACAGCTATTTGAAAGATAGTTTTGATGCGCTTTACGCCGAAGGGCGCGCGGGCGCTCCCAAAATGATGTCAATCGGGCTGCATTGCCGGCTGATCGGACGCCCGGGGCGCATTATGGCGCTGCGCCGCTTCATGGATTATGCAAAGAGCCATGAAGATGTGTGGTTTGCCCGCCGCATTGAAATCGCCGAGCACTGGGCCAAGCATCACCCCCCGCAGCCGTTTGAGCGGCCCTCCTCGATGCAAAAGGATCAATTTATAGCGCAATATGGCGGGGTATTTGAACATTCGGCTTGGATTGCAGAGGGGGCGTTTGATCTGGAATTGGGGCCTGCGCATGACAGCGCGATCGGGATGCATAACGCGCTGGCACGGATCTTCAGATCCGCCTCTGCTGAAGCCAGGCTGGGTGTTTTGCGCGCGCATCCGGATCTGGCGGGAAAACTGGCCCAAGCAGACCGTCTCACCGCCGAGTCGACCTCAGAGCAAGCCTCGGCGGGCCTAGATGCATTAACCGAGGCAGAGGATGCCGAATTTACCCAATTAAACGCAGCCTATATGAAAAAGTACGGCTTCCCGTTCATCATTGCCGTGCGAGATTTTAGCAAGGCGGAGATCTTATCAGCCTTTCAAACGCGGCTGGCACATGACAGCGCCGATGAGTTTGAAACCGCATGCCGGCAGGTCGAGCGCATTGCCGAGCTGCGTTTGCAGCAACTGTTGCCATGA
- the uraH gene encoding hydroxyisourate hydrolase yields the protein MQGYLTTHVLDTARGCPAAGLKIELIRHMPETGPIPLQTTITNADGRTDRPILPQDAFELGSYELIFHAGAYLRAQGQVKEAAVFLDLIPIRFEMRSDDHYHVPLLLSPYGYSTYRGS from the coding sequence ATGCAAGGCTATTTGACAACCCATGTTTTGGACACCGCGCGGGGCTGCCCCGCTGCAGGACTGAAAATAGAGCTAATCCGCCATATGCCGGAAACGGGCCCGATCCCATTACAAACCACAATAACAAATGCGGATGGTCGCACTGATCGACCAATTTTACCGCAAGATGCCTTTGAATTAGGCAGTTATGAATTGATTTTTCACGCGGGGGCGTATCTGCGCGCGCAGGGGCAGGTTAAGGAGGCTGCGGTTTTTCTGGATTTGATTCCGATCCGATTCGAAATGCGCAGCGACGATCATTATCACGTGCCGTTATTGCTGTCTCCTTACGGGTATTCAACCTATCGCGGCAGCTAG
- a CDS encoding cysteine desulfurase has translation MYELFLIWDWFEFALRWLHVITAIAWIGSSFYFIALDLGLRKAPDLPAGAHGEEWQVHGGGFYHVRKYLVAPSDMPAHLTWFKWESYATWLSGAALLMVVYWAGAELYLIDLAKAELSVVQAILISAGSLAVGWVIYDALCKSRLGNTPTALMVLLFILLVAMAWGYDQIFTGRAALLHLGAFTATIMSANVFFIIMPNQRIVVADLQAGRSPDAKYGKIAKLRSTHNNYLTLPVIFLMLSNHNPLAFASQYNWLIAGLVFLMGVTIRHYFNTRHARAGNPTWTWPATVILFICVIWLSGLPLWQDEDLDSRGMSEQQTLFANADGYAAVHDIVVGRCSMCHAREPVYDGIRRAPKHIYLETEFDITAEARAVFLQSAASHAMPPANVTWMEEGERAQIRRWFRNATEHMPLRVALQ, from the coding sequence ATGTATGAGCTGTTTCTAATCTGGGATTGGTTTGAATTTGCCCTGCGCTGGTTGCATGTGATCACGGCGATTGCATGGATTGGCTCTTCGTTTTACTTTATCGCGCTTGATTTGGGGCTGCGCAAAGCACCTGATTTGCCCGCAGGCGCGCATGGCGAAGAATGGCAAGTGCATGGCGGTGGCTTTTACCATGTGCGCAAATATTTGGTGGCCCCCAGCGATATGCCCGCGCATTTAACCTGGTTCAAATGGGAAAGCTACGCAACTTGGCTGTCGGGCGCGGCATTGCTGATGGTGGTATATTGGGCGGGTGCTGAGCTGTATCTGATTGATTTGGCAAAAGCTGAACTCAGCGTTGTTCAGGCTATTTTGATCTCGGCTGGATCCTTGGCTGTGGGCTGGGTTATTTACGATGCTTTATGCAAATCGCGGCTTGGAAATACTCCAACAGCTTTGATGGTTTTACTGTTCATTCTTTTGGTGGCGATGGCTTGGGGCTATGATCAGATTTTTACCGGCCGCGCCGCTTTGTTGCATTTGGGAGCCTTCACTGCCACCATCATGTCGGCCAATGTGTTTTTTATAATTATGCCAAATCAACGCATTGTGGTGGCAGATCTGCAGGCGGGGCGCAGCCCTGATGCAAAATATGGTAAAATCGCCAAGCTGCGATCGACCCATAATAATTATTTAACTTTGCCGGTGATTTTTTTGATGTTGAGCAATCATAATCCGCTGGCTTTTGCCAGCCAGTATAATTGGTTGATAGCAGGTTTGGTATTTTTGATGGGGGTCACTATTCGCCATTATTTTAACACGCGCCATGCGCGCGCGGGGAACCCAACTTGGACATGGCCGGCCACTGTTATTTTGTTTATTTGCGTGATTTGGCTGTCAGGGCTGCCGCTTTGGCAGGACGAAGATTTGGACAGTCGCGGGATGTCTGAACAGCAAACGCTGTTTGCCAATGCTGACGGGTATGCGGCGGTTCATGATATCGTGGTGGGGCGCTGCTCGATGTGCCACGCGCGCGAGCCGGTTTATGATGGGATCCGACGCGCACCTAAACACATATATCTGGAAACCGAATTTGACATCACGGCAGAGGCCAGGGCCGTGTTTTTGCAATCGGCGGCCAGTCACGCGATGCCTCCGGCGAATGTCACATGGATGGAAGAGGGCGAACGTGCACAAATTCGGCGCTGGTTTCGAAACGCCACCGAGCACATGCCCTTGCGTGTCGCGCTGCAGTAA
- a CDS encoding 4-hydroxy-tetrahydrodipicolinate synthase, translating to MLKGSMPALITPFKNGAVDLEGLKALVEWHIAEGSHGLVPVGTTGESPTLSHEEHEAVVSAVVEAAAGRIPIVAGAGSNNTAESLRFMHHAKDVGASAALVVTPYYNKPTQEGLIAHFKTLHDACDLPIVIYNIPGRSVVDMSPETMGKLAKLPRIIGVKDATGDLERVCQQRITCGPDFLQISGEDATAHGFNAQGGIGCISVTANVAPALCAQLQEACLAGDYSAALTLQDRLMPLHQAIFTEPGLVGAKYGLSLLGRCDDSVRLPLTPLSEATKALIKQAMEHAALLS from the coding sequence ATGTTAAAAGGATCTATGCCCGCTTTAATCACGCCCTTCAAAAATGGTGCCGTGGATCTTGAGGGTTTGAAAGCATTGGTTGAGTGGCATATTGCTGAGGGAAGCCATGGTTTGGTGCCGGTGGGCACGACCGGAGAAAGCCCCACCTTAAGCCATGAAGAACATGAAGCGGTGGTCAGCGCGGTTGTCGAGGCCGCGGCCGGGCGTATTCCGATTGTGGCCGGCGCGGGCTCGAACAATACCGCCGAATCATTGCGGTTTATGCATCACGCCAAGGACGTGGGCGCAAGCGCCGCTTTGGTGGTTACGCCCTATTATAACAAGCCCACGCAAGAGGGGCTCATCGCGCATTTTAAAACATTGCATGATGCCTGCGATCTCCCGATTGTGATTTATAATATTCCGGGCCGCTCGGTGGTGGATATGTCACCCGAAACAATGGGGAAATTGGCCAAGCTGCCGCGTATTATCGGCGTCAAAGACGCAACGGGAGATTTGGAGCGCGTCTGCCAACAACGCATCACATGCGGGCCGGATTTTCTGCAGATCTCGGGCGAGGATGCAACGGCGCATGGGTTCAATGCGCAGGGTGGTATTGGGTGTATTTCAGTTACAGCCAATGTTGCGCCCGCGCTGTGCGCGCAATTGCAAGAAGCCTGTTTGGCAGGGGATTATTCCGCTGCCCTAACCCTCCAAGACAGGCTGATGCCGCTGCATCAGGCAATTTTCACCGAGCCTGGTTTGGTTGGTGCAAAATACGGCTTATCGCTTTTGGGCCGCTGCGACGATAGCGTACGTTTGCCGCTTACCCCACTGAGCGAGGCAACGAAAGCGCTGATCAAGCAGGCAATGGAGCATGCGGCACTGCTGAGCTAG